One segment of Daphnia magna isolate NIES linkage group LG2, ASM2063170v1.1, whole genome shotgun sequence DNA contains the following:
- the LOC116916997 gene encoding quinone oxidoreductase isoform X1 has product MNSHFFCFIRGLAMKAVRVHTFGGPEVLKVETDVPIPVHTESQVLIRVGSAGVNPVDTYIRMGLFAQLPTLPYIPGRDGAGTIEKIGSEVDNLKVGDRVFFSGASGSYAEYVACESRSVFHLADRLSFAQGAALGVPYFTAYRAIFIKGKAKAGDRLLVHGASGAVGLAACQIAKAHGMTVVGTAGSPQGMELVKNNGAHLVFNHREKGYLEQAAEAVGGDGFDVIIENASDINLGPDLTVIGPGARVVIVGNRGNVEISPRFLMTEEASIVGCALFRSTPEEWRQTAASVVAGVEMGFLTPFIDKEYPMETVQEAHAHVLSHEGGSRGKLVLTMT; this is encoded by the exons ATGAactcacattttttttgttttattagg GGATTGGCAATGAAGGCTGTACGAGTGcatacatttggaggtccagAGGTCTTGAAAGTTGAAACTGATGTTCCAATTCCTGTTCATACTGAGAGCCAG GTACTCATTCGGGTTGGCTCAGCTGGTGTAAATCCAGTTGACACCTACATCAGGATGGGATTATTTGCTCAGTTGCCAACCTTGCCTTACATTCCAGGCCGTGATGGTGCTGGGACTATAGAAAAAATTGGTTCAGAAGTTGACAATCTCAAG GTCGGTGATCGCGTTTTCTTTTCCGGGGCCAGCGGCTCTTACGCAGAGTATGTCGCTTGTGAATCGCGTTCAGTGTTCCACCTGGCTGACCGCCTCTCCTTCGCCCAAGGGGCTGCCCTAGGTGTACCTTACTTCACGGCCTACCGTGCTATATTTATTAA AGGGAAGGCAAAGGCCGGTGATCGTTTGTTGGTACATGGAGCTAGCGGAGCTGTTGGATTGGCCGCCTGTCAAATAGCCAAAGCACACG GTATGACCGTCGTCGGAACAGCCGGATCACCCCAGGGAATGGAACTGGTGAAAAACAATGGAGCGCATCTGGTATTCAATCATAG GGAGAAGGGATATTTGGAACAAGCTGCTGAGGCTGTGGGCGGTGACGGCTTTGATGTTATTATCGAAAACGCATCAGACATCAATCTCGGTCCGGATTTGACCGTCATCGGTCCCGGAGCTCGCGTTGTG ATTGTGGGCAATCGAGGCAACGTCGAAATCAGCCCTCGTTTCCTGATGACAGAAGAGGCTTCTATCGTCGGATGCGCCCTTTTCAGATCGACTCCG GAGGAGTGGCGTCAAACTGCTGCATCGGTGGTGGCCGGTGTAGAAATGGGCTTCCTAACGCCGTTCATCGACAAAGAATACCCAATGGAGACTGTTCAAGAAGCTCATGCCCATGTCCTCAGTCACGAAGGAGGATCTCGTGGCAAACTGGTCCTGACAATGACGTAG
- the LOC116916997 gene encoding quinone oxidoreductase isoform X2, which produces MKAVRVHTFGGPEVLKVETDVPIPVHTESQVLIRVGSAGVNPVDTYIRMGLFAQLPTLPYIPGRDGAGTIEKIGSEVDNLKVGDRVFFSGASGSYAEYVACESRSVFHLADRLSFAQGAALGVPYFTAYRAIFIKGKAKAGDRLLVHGASGAVGLAACQIAKAHGMTVVGTAGSPQGMELVKNNGAHLVFNHREKGYLEQAAEAVGGDGFDVIIENASDINLGPDLTVIGPGARVVIVGNRGNVEISPRFLMTEEASIVGCALFRSTPEEWRQTAASVVAGVEMGFLTPFIDKEYPMETVQEAHAHVLSHEGGSRGKLVLTMT; this is translated from the exons ATGAAGGCTGTACGAGTGcatacatttggaggtccagAGGTCTTGAAAGTTGAAACTGATGTTCCAATTCCTGTTCATACTGAGAGCCAG GTACTCATTCGGGTTGGCTCAGCTGGTGTAAATCCAGTTGACACCTACATCAGGATGGGATTATTTGCTCAGTTGCCAACCTTGCCTTACATTCCAGGCCGTGATGGTGCTGGGACTATAGAAAAAATTGGTTCAGAAGTTGACAATCTCAAG GTCGGTGATCGCGTTTTCTTTTCCGGGGCCAGCGGCTCTTACGCAGAGTATGTCGCTTGTGAATCGCGTTCAGTGTTCCACCTGGCTGACCGCCTCTCCTTCGCCCAAGGGGCTGCCCTAGGTGTACCTTACTTCACGGCCTACCGTGCTATATTTATTAA AGGGAAGGCAAAGGCCGGTGATCGTTTGTTGGTACATGGAGCTAGCGGAGCTGTTGGATTGGCCGCCTGTCAAATAGCCAAAGCACACG GTATGACCGTCGTCGGAACAGCCGGATCACCCCAGGGAATGGAACTGGTGAAAAACAATGGAGCGCATCTGGTATTCAATCATAG GGAGAAGGGATATTTGGAACAAGCTGCTGAGGCTGTGGGCGGTGACGGCTTTGATGTTATTATCGAAAACGCATCAGACATCAATCTCGGTCCGGATTTGACCGTCATCGGTCCCGGAGCTCGCGTTGTG ATTGTGGGCAATCGAGGCAACGTCGAAATCAGCCCTCGTTTCCTGATGACAGAAGAGGCTTCTATCGTCGGATGCGCCCTTTTCAGATCGACTCCG GAGGAGTGGCGTCAAACTGCTGCATCGGTGGTGGCCGGTGTAGAAATGGGCTTCCTAACGCCGTTCATCGACAAAGAATACCCAATGGAGACTGTTCAAGAAGCTCATGCCCATGTCCTCAGTCACGAAGGAGGATCTCGTGGCAAACTGGTCCTGACAATGACGTAG
- the LOC116916995 gene encoding zinc transporter zipt-7.2 — MLTRRFVVRLFSVILLVGIFLSLPQFCHTHSHNDHGHSHDHHGHAHDHHGHSHDHIEERPSFKYSKEANIPKPPPPPARKLDENEHLHHHGHTHDHHGHSHDHEHDHEHPHEQTQHAEVPKRTTMALWTEAIGSTLLISVAPFIVLFFIPIDSSPERQPLLKVLLSFASGGLLGDAFLHLIPHALMAHSGDEEHHSHSHGHSHGDGHSHGHDMTVGLWVLSGIIAFLAVEKFVRIVKGGHGHSHSHSHTEPKKDTKSKTETSPKEGKTKEKKEKAAKEPAKPSGDIKVAGYLNLAADFTHNFTDGLAIGASFLAGRTTGIVTTVTVLLHEIPHEIGDFAILIQSGCDRKKAIFLQLITAVGALTGCAVSLFAEGIGAAATAWILPFTAGGFIYIATVSVIPELLENSKFSQTLMEIAALLAGVYMMVLDCRIRVKSYGCKLFPSGRARMVKFYFY, encoded by the exons ATGCTTACCCGCCGGTTTGTCGTTCGATTATTCAGTGTTATACTGTTAGTAGGAATTTTTTTATCCCTTCCACAGTTTTGCCACACTCACTCTCACAATGACCATGGACATTCACACGATCACCATGGACACGCACATGATCATCACGGACATTCGCACGATCATATCGAAGAGCGGCCATCATTCAAATATTCGAAGGAAGCCAATATTCCAAAACCGCCTCCTCCACCAGCTAGAAAACTAGATGAGAACGAACATCTTCATCACCATGGACACACACATGATCATCATGGGCATTCACATGATCATGAACATGATCATGAGCACCCTCATGAACAGACACAGCATGCTGAAGTTCCAAAAAGAACAACAATGGCCCTGTGGACAGAAGCTATTGGTTCCACTCTTCTCATTAGTGTTGCACCATTTATTGTGCTTTTTTTCATCCCTATTGACAGTAGCCCTGAACGCCAACCTCTACTCAAAGTTTTGCTTAGCTTTGCCTCTGGTGGGCTTCTCGGTGATGCATTCTTACATTTGATTCCACACGCTTTGATGGCTCATTCTGGAGATGAGGAACATCATTCCCACTCTCATGGACATTCTCATGGAGATGGTCATTCTCATGGACATGACATGACTGTTGGCCTCTGGGTCCTGAGTGGTATCATTGCTTTCCTAGCTGTTGAGAAATTTGTTAGAATCGTCAAAGGTGGTCATGGTCATAGCCACAGCCACAGTCATACTGAACCAAAAAAAGATACCAAATCCAAAACCGAGACAAGCccaaaagaaggaaaaaccaaagaaaagaaggagaaggcTGCTAAGGAACCTGCAAAACCTTCAG gAGATATCAAGGTAGCTGGATATCTAAACCTGGCAGCTGATTTTACCCACAACTTCACTGATGGCTTAGCTATTGGGGCTTCGTTTTTGGCTGGAAGGACTACAGGAATTGTAACTACAGTCACAGTTTTGTTGCATGAAATCCCACACGAAATTGGAGATTTTGCTATTCTCATCCAATCAGGCTGTGATCGCAAAAAA GCTATCTTTTTGCAGCTCATCACAGCGGTGGGTGCGCTTACAGGATGTGCCGTTTCTCTATTTGCGGAAGGAATCGGTGCTGCTGCCACTGCTTGGATCCTTCCGTTCACAGCTGGTGGATTCATTTACATTGCAACTGTATCAGTAATTCCTGAACTCTTGGAAAACAGCAAGTTCTCTCAGACTTTAATGGAAATCGCTGCCTTGCTTGCTGGTGTCTATATGATGGTTCTTGATTGCCGAATACGAGTGAAAAGTTATGGATGCAAGTTGTTTCCTTCTGGCAGGGCTAGAATGgttaaattttacttctactAA
- the LOC116916998 gene encoding B9 domain-containing protein 1, with protein sequence MTSTETSNGHITSTPLIATSFYYSVQGQIRHGEFPLNSQLYVKTCYHHGADWIFCHGIEEGLSQLATQKPSGSRELVWNFPLQSSWKSTNPYGWPRLVLSVYGPDELGNADVAYGYGSTILPICAGHFTRTLAIYRPQSQSLLHKWTSWFTGRRPELIDPKTIALNEGRDVLRMETLGYVTVEFHTTFKDFQSLGYDSSLSRPDQLTNLPAF encoded by the exons ATGACGTCAACTGAAACTTCAAATGGACACATCACATCAACGCCGCTGATAGCAACCAGCTTCTACTATTCTGTCCAGGGTCAAATTCGGCATGGAGAATTCCCACTCAATTCCCAACTTTACGTCAAAACTTGTTATCACCACGGAGCTGACTGGATATTCTGTCAC GGTATTGAAGAAGGGTTAAGTCAGCTAGCCACTCAGAAGCCATCCGGAAGCCGAGAATTGGTGTGGAATTTTCCTTTACAATCATCGTGGAAGAGCACGAATCCCTACGGATGGCCTAGGCTGGTTCTCAGTGTTTATGGTCCCGATGAGCTGGGCAACGCCGACGTCGCATACGGCTACGGTTCAACGATTTTACCCATCTGTGCTGGACATTTCACGAGAACGCTGGCTATCTACCGCCCACAGTCGCAGTCTCTTCTGCACAAATGGACCAGCTGGTTTACCGGACGTCGACCAGAATTGATTGATCCCAAAACTATAGCTCTCAATGAAGGTCGTGATG ttCTCCGAATGGAAACGCTAGGTTACGTCACTGTCGAATTCCACACGACATTTAAAGATTTCCAAAGTCTCGGCTATGATTCATCACTCAGCCGGCCTGACCAACTTACCAATTTACCAGCCTTTTAA